A genomic segment from Lignipirellula cremea encodes:
- a CDS encoding TIGR04282 family arsenosugar biosynthesis glycosyltransferase produces the protein MTLRQLGIFAKYWKAGQVKTRLAKGVGKAAASQLYRCFVERLAARFQNTADRRVLYYSPPERREAFALLAGADWKIAPQSGDDLGERMKAYFDEAFAAGAEQVVLIGSDSPTLPIAYVDAAFEQLHEHPVVLGPSDDGGYYLIGARGATPPIFDQIAWSTAEVWPQTLQHLAAAGMTFGETPAYYDIDTVADLPRLQTDLAGDNHPGDQHLQRLIAASLNGVQA, from the coding sequence ATGACCCTCCGCCAACTGGGGATTTTCGCCAAATACTGGAAAGCCGGCCAGGTCAAAACGCGGCTGGCCAAAGGGGTCGGAAAAGCCGCCGCCAGCCAGCTGTATCGCTGTTTTGTCGAACGCCTGGCGGCCCGCTTCCAGAACACGGCCGATCGACGGGTGCTGTACTATTCTCCGCCGGAACGCCGGGAAGCGTTCGCCCTGCTGGCGGGGGCCGACTGGAAGATTGCGCCGCAGTCAGGCGATGATCTGGGCGAGCGGATGAAGGCCTACTTTGACGAGGCGTTCGCCGCCGGGGCGGAACAGGTCGTGCTGATCGGCTCGGATAGCCCTACGCTGCCGATTGCCTATGTCGACGCGGCTTTCGAACAGCTCCATGAGCATCCCGTGGTGCTGGGCCCATCCGACGACGGCGGTTACTACCTGATTGGAGCCCGGGGAGCCACGCCGCCGATCTTTGACCAGATCGCTTGGAGCACGGCCGAGGTCTGGCCGCAAACGCTGCAGCACCTGGCGGCCGCGGGGATGACGTTCGGCGAAACGCCCGCCTATTACGATATCGACACCGTGGCCGATCTGCCGCGACTGCAGACCGATCTGGCAGGCGACAACCATCCCGGCGACCAGCACCTGCAGCGTCTGATCGCGGCCTCTCTTAACGGCGTCCAAGCCTGA
- a CDS encoding mandelate racemase/muconate lactonizing enzyme family protein → MIPHRRRFLQHALATTAVAGLSAWSRQSLRAEGSALSDKHFEVVDVKRTTARLEYRPTPRRNMDRELPHWRYVEICDVTLRSGRQGSGETLLYYTWGVPSEASVRRVIGGNAVDLMWDDSLGAGLQMALFDAVGRTAGVPVHALLGPQAHSRTPLSWWNIDTSAADMAEECRRAYNIGYRSYKTKGRPWFDVFEQLRQAVQVVPESFKIDMDFNDTLRDAERGLPILQELAKHPQVDIYETPIPQVDLAGNARITAGTDVQIAMHYGNPGPLDVIRTRCCDGFVVGGGAARVMREGQFCDETNMPFWLQLVGSGITAAFSLHFGGALRQAVWPAVNCHQLFEHDLLAQPILLRNGLAAVPDSPGLGIEIDRDELARRKVVRPARRPEPARLIETTWPGRRRMLTASNGKVNFMLQAGNEERYGYYLPGAESRLVENDGSDRWRRLYDQARTQGPIEV, encoded by the coding sequence ATGATTCCGCATCGACGCCGGTTTCTGCAGCATGCGTTAGCGACGACCGCCGTCGCCGGATTGTCGGCCTGGAGCCGCCAGTCGCTGCGGGCTGAAGGGTCCGCTTTGTCCGACAAGCATTTTGAAGTGGTCGACGTGAAACGGACGACGGCCAGGCTGGAGTACCGGCCGACGCCCCGCCGCAACATGGACCGGGAACTGCCGCATTGGCGGTATGTTGAAATCTGCGACGTTACCCTGCGCAGTGGTCGCCAGGGCAGCGGAGAGACGTTGCTGTACTATACCTGGGGCGTGCCCAGCGAAGCCTCGGTCCGACGGGTGATCGGCGGGAACGCGGTGGATCTGATGTGGGACGACTCGCTTGGCGCCGGGCTGCAGATGGCCCTGTTCGACGCGGTCGGACGTACGGCCGGCGTACCAGTCCATGCGTTGCTGGGCCCTCAGGCTCACAGCCGCACGCCATTGTCCTGGTGGAATATCGACACGTCGGCCGCCGACATGGCCGAAGAATGTCGCCGGGCGTACAACATCGGCTATCGCTCCTACAAAACGAAGGGCCGGCCCTGGTTCGACGTGTTTGAGCAGTTGCGGCAGGCGGTGCAGGTGGTGCCCGAGTCGTTCAAGATCGACATGGACTTCAACGACACGCTGCGCGACGCCGAACGGGGTCTGCCGATCCTGCAGGAGCTGGCGAAGCATCCGCAGGTCGACATTTACGAAACGCCGATCCCCCAGGTCGACCTGGCCGGCAACGCCCGGATTACGGCTGGGACCGATGTGCAGATCGCCATGCACTACGGCAACCCGGGCCCGCTCGATGTCATCCGCACGCGCTGCTGCGACGGCTTTGTGGTGGGCGGCGGAGCCGCGCGGGTCATGCGCGAGGGGCAGTTCTGCGACGAAACGAACATGCCGTTCTGGCTGCAGCTGGTCGGGTCGGGCATTACGGCCGCCTTTTCGCTGCACTTTGGCGGAGCCCTGCGGCAGGCGGTCTGGCCGGCGGTGAACTGCCATCAATTGTTTGAACACGATCTGCTCGCGCAGCCGATCCTGTTGCGGAACGGGCTGGCCGCTGTGCCCGATTCCCCGGGCCTGGGGATTGAGATTGATCGGGATGAACTGGCTCGGCGGAAGGTGGTTCGTCCGGCCCGGCGCCCCGAACCCGCGCGCCTGATTGAAACGACCTGGCCCGGTCGGCGACGGATGCTGACGGCCAGCAACGGCAAGGTTAACTTCATGCTGCAGGCCGGCAACGAGGAGCGTTACGGCTATTATCTGCCTGGCGCCGAATCCCGCCTGGTAGAGAACGACGGCAGCGATCGCTGGCGTCGCCTTTACGATCAGGCCCGCACCCAGGGGCCGATCGAAGTTTGA
- a CDS encoding dihydrodipicolinate synthase family protein, whose product MAPVPARPFSGVIPPLATPLTDRDTLDQPGLERLVEHVLAGGVSGLFILGTTGEAPSLGYRLRGELIERVCRLVDGRVPVLVGVTDTAFVESVAIARKAADAGATAVVLTTPYYFPAGQTELLAYIRNLLAELPLPVMLYNIPVFTKVVIEIDTLRQLADDARILGMKDSGGDLDYFDQLLQLRDKHRPDWSVLMGPEALLGEAVRRGGDGGVAGGANIMPQLFVDWYTAAVSGDDARFEQIQQRIFKLQEIYSIGKYASRHIKATKCALSLLGLCDDFMAEPFHRFRPPHRKQVQEILDACQA is encoded by the coding sequence ATGGCCCCCGTCCCTGCTCGACCGTTCTCGGGCGTGATCCCGCCGCTGGCGACCCCGCTGACCGATCGCGATACGCTGGACCAGCCAGGACTGGAGCGACTGGTCGAGCATGTCCTGGCCGGCGGCGTAAGCGGCCTGTTCATTCTGGGGACGACGGGCGAAGCTCCCAGCCTGGGGTATCGCCTGCGGGGCGAACTGATCGAACGGGTCTGCCGTCTGGTCGACGGCCGCGTTCCCGTGCTCGTCGGCGTGACGGATACCGCGTTTGTGGAGTCCGTCGCGATCGCCCGCAAGGCAGCCGACGCCGGCGCAACGGCGGTCGTGCTGACCACGCCGTATTACTTTCCCGCCGGCCAGACCGAGTTGCTGGCCTATATCCGGAACCTGCTGGCCGAGCTGCCGCTGCCGGTCATGCTGTACAACATTCCCGTCTTCACCAAGGTGGTGATCGAGATCGACACGCTCCGCCAGCTGGCCGATGACGCCCGCATCCTCGGCATGAAGGACAGCGGCGGCGACCTCGACTACTTCGACCAGCTGCTGCAGCTGCGGGACAAGCACCGGCCCGACTGGTCCGTGCTGATGGGCCCCGAGGCGCTGCTGGGAGAAGCCGTCCGGCGGGGAGGCGACGGCGGCGTCGCAGGCGGGGCCAACATCATGCCGCAGCTGTTCGTCGACTGGTACACGGCCGCTGTCTCCGGCGACGACGCCCGCTTTGAGCAGATCCAGCAGCGCATTTTCAAACTGCAGGAGATCTACAGCATCGGCAAGTACGCTTCGCGGCACATCAAAGCAACCAAGTGCGCCCTGTCGCTGCTGGGACTATGCGACGATTTCATGGCGGAGCCGTTCCACCGTTTCCGGCCGCCGCATCGAAAACAGGTCCAAGAAATCCTGGACGCCTGCCAGGCGTAA
- the trhA gene encoding PAQR family membrane homeostasis protein TrhA codes for MTDPPEDAMSQEIDCSPVVTPLLENSEEFVNTATHGTGLILSLVGTAYLMPSVIAHGDMRQILACLAFCLSMNAVYAASTLSHGVQEPNWKRVFRIWDQGLIYLMIAGGYTPLSVSFLGHSESFWMLTLVWMVAIGGFLSKIFFSHRIDGISIWLYVALGWIPAMSINSIIATAPAGALTLIVAGGVCYTVGVFFLIMDRREYHFHAIWHLLVIAGSACHFAAVLEYVAI; via the coding sequence ATGACAGATCCGCCAGAGGACGCCATGAGTCAGGAAATTGATTGCAGTCCTGTCGTAACGCCCTTGCTGGAAAACTCGGAAGAGTTTGTTAATACAGCAACCCACGGTACGGGCCTCATTCTGAGCCTGGTCGGTACGGCTTACTTGATGCCGTCGGTCATTGCGCATGGCGACATGCGCCAGATTCTTGCCTGTCTGGCTTTCTGTCTGAGCATGAACGCGGTTTACGCCGCCTCGACTTTGTCCCATGGGGTGCAGGAACCCAACTGGAAGCGGGTTTTTCGGATCTGGGACCAGGGGCTGATTTATCTGATGATCGCGGGCGGTTATACGCCGTTGTCGGTCTCTTTTCTGGGCCATAGCGAATCCTTCTGGATGTTGACGCTGGTCTGGATGGTGGCGATCGGCGGCTTCCTGTCGAAGATCTTTTTCTCCCATCGGATCGATGGCATCTCGATCTGGCTGTATGTGGCGTTGGGCTGGATCCCGGCGATGTCGATCAATTCCATTATTGCGACCGCCCCGGCCGGAGCGCTGACGCTGATTGTCGCCGGCGGCGTTTGCTACACGGTTGGCGTCTTCTTTCTCATTATGGATCGCCGCGAGTACCACTTTCACGCCATCTGGCATCTGCTGGTGATCGCGGGCAGCGCCTGCCATTTTGCGGCCGTACTGGAATACGTGGCCATTTAG
- the trpD gene encoding anthranilate phosphoribosyltransferase has translation MTNAGLMIEMLGRVSGGEDLSTEQMTLVIDLIMQGGCPDVQIGLLLTALHAKGETVDEIAGAALALRQHMTPISSQRSNLLDTCGTGGSGCGAFNISTAAALVAAAAGAAVAKHGNRKITSKSGSADVLTELGVEINADTATVERCLDELGVCFCFAPALHPSMKHVSVIRRELGFPTIFNLLGPLCNPAGASRQLLGVGKPELRNTLAAALAKLGSERAAVVAGSDGLGEVTLSGPTDVTEIRHGVLTETTWTPADFGLENAPLSAVLAEGPQQSAAIIQAVLTGERGPHRDIVVANAAAALYVAEVAPDLAAGAERAAAAIDSGAAAACLEKLARISHEGGRPAST, from the coding sequence ATGACCAACGCAGGCCTGATGATCGAAATGCTGGGCCGGGTCAGCGGCGGGGAAGACCTGTCGACCGAACAGATGACCCTGGTGATCGATCTGATCATGCAGGGCGGCTGCCCCGATGTCCAGATTGGCCTGCTGCTGACCGCCTTGCACGCCAAAGGAGAAACGGTCGACGAAATCGCGGGCGCCGCGCTGGCGCTGCGCCAGCACATGACGCCCATCTCCAGCCAGCGGAGCAACCTGCTCGATACGTGCGGCACAGGCGGGTCGGGCTGTGGGGCCTTTAACATCAGCACGGCTGCGGCCCTGGTGGCGGCCGCCGCCGGCGCGGCCGTCGCCAAACATGGCAACCGGAAGATCACCAGCAAGTCCGGTTCGGCCGACGTCCTCACAGAGCTGGGCGTCGAGATCAACGCCGATACGGCGACCGTCGAACGCTGCCTCGACGAACTGGGCGTCTGCTTCTGCTTCGCTCCGGCGCTGCACCCCTCCATGAAGCATGTGTCCGTCATTCGCCGGGAGCTGGGCTTCCCCACGATCTTCAATCTGCTGGGTCCGTTGTGCAACCCGGCCGGCGCTTCCCGGCAACTGCTGGGAGTCGGCAAGCCCGAACTGCGGAACACGCTGGCGGCCGCCCTGGCCAAACTGGGATCCGAACGGGCGGCGGTGGTCGCCGGCTCCGACGGGCTGGGGGAAGTCACGCTCAGCGGCCCGACCGACGTGACGGAAATTCGCCACGGCGTGCTGACCGAAACCACCTGGACGCCGGCCGACTTTGGCCTGGAAAATGCTCCCCTGTCAGCCGTGCTGGCTGAGGGTCCGCAGCAGAGCGCCGCCATTATCCAAGCGGTGCTGACCGGCGAACGCGGGCCGCACCGGGATATCGTCGTGGCGAATGCCGCCGCGGCGTTATATGTGGCTGAGGTCGCGCCCGACCTGGCCGCCGGAGCCGAGCGCGCGGCTGCCGCGATTGACTCGGGAGCTGCCGCCGCCTGCCTGGAAAAACTTGCCCGAATCAGCCACGAAGGCGGCCGACCGGCTTCGACGTGA
- the recG gene encoding ATP-dependent DNA helicase RecG: MSQAPQKTPAEMLATPVQYVKGVGPSKAEPLARLKLRTARDLLFFFPRDYQDMSELKAIADLQEGETVSVCGTVAEVDLRNTGPGRSLLAVLLQQDEHFLRALWFNQPFMRQKFETGRRVLLSGTVKISGGRWELVHPTVELLGDNEEPPSGRVLPVYPLTEGINQGAMRRVVLAAVEEYSQYLDEVFPQDFLDAQGLWPIHAALPQLHAPTHADSLEPARRRFIFQELLVLQLALAIRRYKLTHDRKASPLPVTAKIDARIRRLFSFKFTDDQNRAIEEVSRDMAREIPMNRLLQGDVGSGKTVVALYAMLNAVAQGKQAALMAPTEVLARQHARTLSDSLASSEVRVALLTGSLTIAQRRRLEEQITANEIDLIVGTHAVANMMAQDDVPLSNLGLVIIDEQHKFGVKQRAALKQGGLDPHYLVMTATPIPRTISMTLFGDLDVSSLREKPPGRQPVHTYLADDSKRAAWWEFVRKKLGEGRQAYVVTPLVEETENWSLASVEQTFETLANGELADYRLDLVHGRLTSEEKETAMESFRQRRTQVLVATSVIEVGVDIPNATLMTIESGERFGLAQLHQLRGRISRGKHPGYLTVFASPQTDDSQARLAAFEQTNDGFELAEIDFNLRGPGDLFGARQHGLPPLRIADLHRDEEILQEARRVAQALIAEDPHLDHERWALLKKMVLVRYGKVLDLVDVG; the protein is encoded by the coding sequence ATGAGTCAAGCGCCGCAAAAAACACCTGCCGAAATGCTGGCTACGCCGGTGCAATATGTGAAAGGGGTCGGCCCCAGCAAGGCTGAACCGCTGGCCCGGCTCAAGCTGCGCACCGCCCGCGATCTGCTCTTCTTTTTTCCTCGCGATTACCAGGATATGAGCGAGCTCAAGGCGATCGCCGACCTGCAGGAAGGGGAAACCGTCAGCGTCTGCGGCACAGTCGCCGAAGTCGACCTGCGCAACACGGGCCCCGGCCGTAGCCTGCTGGCCGTACTGCTGCAGCAAGACGAGCACTTCCTCAGGGCGCTCTGGTTCAACCAGCCGTTCATGCGGCAAAAGTTTGAAACGGGTCGCCGCGTACTGCTTTCCGGCACGGTGAAAATCAGCGGCGGCCGCTGGGAGCTGGTGCATCCCACCGTCGAACTGCTGGGCGATAACGAAGAGCCGCCCTCGGGCCGGGTGCTGCCCGTCTATCCGCTGACCGAAGGCATTAACCAGGGAGCCATGCGGCGGGTGGTGCTGGCCGCGGTGGAAGAATACTCGCAGTATCTCGACGAGGTCTTCCCGCAGGATTTTCTCGATGCGCAAGGGCTGTGGCCCATTCATGCCGCCCTGCCCCAGCTGCACGCTCCGACCCATGCCGACTCCCTGGAGCCGGCCCGCCGGCGGTTCATTTTCCAGGAACTGCTGGTGCTGCAGCTAGCGCTGGCCATTCGCCGTTACAAGCTGACGCACGACCGCAAGGCGTCGCCGCTTCCGGTGACGGCCAAGATCGATGCCCGCATCAGGCGGCTGTTCTCGTTTAAATTTACTGACGACCAGAACCGGGCGATCGAGGAAGTCTCGCGCGATATGGCCCGCGAAATCCCCATGAACCGCCTGCTCCAGGGCGACGTGGGCAGCGGCAAAACGGTCGTCGCGCTGTACGCCATGCTGAACGCCGTGGCCCAGGGGAAGCAGGCCGCCCTGATGGCCCCGACCGAAGTGCTGGCCCGGCAGCACGCCCGCACGTTAAGCGACAGCCTGGCCAGCAGCGAAGTCCGCGTCGCCCTGTTGACCGGCTCGCTGACCATCGCCCAAAGGCGACGGCTGGAAGAGCAGATCACCGCGAACGAGATCGACCTGATCGTCGGCACGCATGCGGTCGCCAACATGATGGCCCAGGACGACGTCCCCCTGTCGAACCTCGGCCTGGTTATCATCGACGAGCAGCACAAGTTTGGCGTCAAGCAGCGGGCCGCGCTCAAGCAGGGCGGCCTGGATCCGCACTACCTGGTCATGACGGCGACGCCCATCCCGCGCACCATCAGCATGACGCTGTTCGGCGATCTTGATGTTTCCAGCCTGCGTGAAAAACCGCCCGGACGGCAGCCCGTGCATACGTACCTTGCCGACGACAGCAAAAGGGCGGCCTGGTGGGAGTTTGTCCGCAAAAAGCTGGGCGAAGGCCGCCAGGCGTACGTGGTCACGCCGCTGGTGGAGGAAACGGAGAACTGGTCGCTGGCCAGCGTGGAGCAGACCTTTGAAACGCTGGCCAACGGAGAGTTGGCCGATTATCGGCTGGACCTGGTCCATGGTCGTTTGACGTCGGAGGAAAAAGAGACGGCGATGGAGAGCTTCCGCCAACGGCGGACGCAGGTGCTGGTGGCGACCAGCGTGATCGAGGTCGGCGTCGACATTCCGAACGCCACCCTCATGACGATCGAAAGCGGCGAGCGGTTCGGCCTGGCCCAGCTGCACCAGCTTCGCGGCCGCATCAGTCGCGGCAAGCATCCGGGCTATTTGACCGTGTTCGCCTCCCCCCAGACCGATGACAGCCAGGCCCGGCTCGCCGCGTTTGAGCAAACCAACGACGGCTTCGAACTGGCCGAGATCGACTTCAACCTGCGCGGACCGGGCGACCTGTTTGGAGCCCGACAGCACGGCCTGCCGCCGCTTCGCATCGCCGACCTGCACCGCGACGAAGAGATCCTGCAGGAGGCCCGACGCGTGGCCCAGGCGTTAATCGCCGAAGACCCGCATCTGGATCACGAGCGCTGGGCCCTGCTGAAGAAAATGGTGCTGGTCCGCTACGGCAAAGTGCTCGACCTGGTCGACGTGGGCTAA
- a CDS encoding SDR family NAD(P)-dependent oxidoreductase, whose protein sequence is MSILDRFRLDGRRAVITGGTRGLGLAMAQALGEAGAELVVTSRNTENLKQAHQLLSACSPKVEVVQADLATPQGAEIFCSFVLEKLSPIDILINNVGGRRINHPTEEMPLDQWMQIVDLNLNQAFVCTKMIGGAMLPRGYGRVINIASISGLVAGGQMRGRSYETCKAGLAMFTKAVAADWAPHGVTVNAIAPGTFLTDTNRRWFKERPELKTDIESRTPMGRLGEPEEIAGLALYLASDASSYTTGSLMVVDGGRILW, encoded by the coding sequence ATGTCGATCCTGGACCGCTTTCGACTGGACGGACGCCGCGCTGTGATCACCGGCGGCACGCGCGGCCTGGGACTCGCCATGGCCCAGGCCCTGGGCGAAGCCGGCGCCGAACTGGTCGTCACCAGCCGTAACACCGAGAACCTGAAACAGGCCCACCAGCTGCTGTCCGCCTGCAGCCCCAAAGTGGAGGTCGTCCAGGCCGATCTGGCCACGCCCCAGGGAGCCGAGATCTTCTGCAGCTTCGTCCTGGAAAAGCTCAGCCCGATCGATATTCTGATTAACAACGTCGGCGGACGACGGATCAATCACCCGACCGAAGAGATGCCTCTGGATCAGTGGATGCAGATTGTCGACCTGAACCTGAACCAGGCGTTCGTCTGCACCAAAATGATCGGCGGCGCCATGCTCCCCCGCGGCTACGGCCGGGTGATCAATATCGCCTCCATCTCCGGGCTGGTCGCCGGCGGGCAGATGCGGGGCCGCAGCTACGAAACCTGCAAGGCCGGGCTGGCCATGTTCACCAAGGCCGTCGCCGCCGACTGGGCGCCGCACGGGGTGACCGTCAATGCGATCGCCCCTGGCACCTTTTTGACCGACACCAACCGCCGCTGGTTCAAAGAACGTCCCGAGCTGAAAACCGATATCGAAAGCAGAACGCCGATGGGTCGCCTGGGCGAGCCGGAAGAAATCGCCGGCCTGGCGCTGTACCTGGCCAGCGACGCCTCCAGTTATACGACCGGCTCGCTGATGGTCGTCGACGGCGGCCGCATCCTCTGGTAG
- a CDS encoding 2,3-bisphosphoglycerate-independent phosphoglycerate mutase, translating into MDIHKLTRELHTKNDSKIVMLVADGVGGLPMTPGGPTELEAANTPNLDALAARGVQGASIPVLPGISPGSGPGHLGLFGYDPLQYLIGRGALEATGIGFELQENDVAVRCNFCTLDADGNISDRRAGRIATEESAPLAISLRAVKIPGVEVFVEPVKEHRFVVVFRGPGLGGHVHDTDPQATGVPPLAPRAADADSQKTAEIAAEFVKQACVLLKDEKKANGCTLRGFSAKPSLPSYQEVYGLKAAAIAVYPMYKGLARLVGMDIVGEAKTLQEEVDTLSANWNDYDFFFLHYKYTDSTGEDGAFEEKVKRIEEFDAIIPQVQALGPAVLIVTGDHSTPSYLKSHSWHPVPTLLASDCCRPDPCQAYNETECIRGGLGQFEAKYLMTLALSNAGRMGKFGA; encoded by the coding sequence ATGGATATTCATAAGCTGACCCGCGAATTGCACACCAAAAACGACTCCAAGATCGTCATGCTGGTCGCCGACGGCGTAGGCGGGCTGCCGATGACGCCCGGCGGTCCTACCGAGCTGGAAGCGGCCAATACGCCCAATCTCGACGCCCTGGCCGCCCGCGGCGTGCAGGGAGCCAGCATTCCGGTCCTGCCCGGCATCAGCCCCGGCAGCGGTCCCGGACACCTGGGTCTTTTTGGCTACGATCCGCTGCAGTACCTGATCGGCCGCGGCGCCCTGGAAGCGACCGGCATCGGCTTTGAACTGCAGGAGAACGACGTCGCCGTACGATGCAACTTCTGCACGCTCGACGCCGACGGCAACATCAGTGATCGCCGGGCCGGCCGGATTGCGACCGAAGAAAGCGCCCCGCTGGCGATCAGCCTGCGGGCGGTGAAAATCCCCGGCGTCGAAGTGTTTGTCGAGCCCGTCAAAGAACACCGCTTTGTGGTCGTGTTCCGCGGCCCCGGCCTGGGCGGCCATGTCCACGACACCGATCCGCAAGCGACCGGCGTGCCGCCCCTGGCGCCCCGCGCCGCCGATGCAGACAGCCAGAAAACGGCCGAGATTGCCGCCGAATTTGTCAAACAGGCCTGCGTGCTGCTGAAAGACGAAAAGAAAGCCAACGGCTGCACGCTGCGGGGCTTCTCCGCCAAACCCAGCCTGCCTTCGTACCAGGAAGTCTACGGTCTGAAAGCGGCCGCCATCGCCGTGTACCCCATGTACAAAGGCCTCGCCCGCCTGGTCGGCATGGACATTGTCGGCGAAGCGAAAACCCTGCAGGAAGAAGTCGACACGCTGAGCGCCAACTGGAACGACTACGACTTCTTCTTTCTGCACTACAAGTACACCGACAGCACCGGCGAAGACGGCGCCTTTGAAGAAAAGGTCAAGCGCATCGAAGAGTTCGACGCGATCATCCCGCAGGTCCAGGCGCTCGGCCCGGCCGTGCTGATCGTCACCGGCGACCACAGCACGCCGTCGTACCTGAAGAGCCACTCCTGGCACCCCGTGCCGACGCTGCTGGCCTCGGACTGCTGCCGCCCTGACCCCTGCCAGGCGTACAATGAAACCGAGTGCATCCGCGGCGGCCTGGGCCAGTTCGAAGCCAAATACCTGATGACGCTGGCCCTCAGCAACGCCGGCCGGATGGGAAAATTCGGCGCCTGA
- the hemB gene encoding porphobilinogen synthase produces the protein MASHSASPWGSFPTTRMRRNRRWDWSRRLTNENRLTVDDLIWPIFIREGEGVREEIASMPGVARLSIDLAVEAVGEAVALGIPAVALFPATEPEDKSEDAQEAFNPQNLVCRAMRALKQVHGQKLGIIGDVALDPYSSHGQDGLVRDGYVVNDETIVALCKQAVVQAQAGCDVIAPSDMMDGRIGAVRQALDEAGLDQVLIMSYAAKYASAFYGPFRDAVGSAGALGTGDKRTYQMDPGNSDEALRETALDLAEGADMVMVKPGMPYLDIVRRVKDAFAVPTYAYQVSGEYAMLTAAAQNGWLDPQKSMLESLLSFKRAGADGILTYFAVTAAKALA, from the coding sequence ATGGCCTCCCACTCTGCCTCTCCGTGGGGATCGTTTCCCACCACCCGGATGCGCCGCAATCGACGCTGGGACTGGTCCCGCCGGCTGACGAACGAAAACCGGCTGACGGTTGACGATCTGATCTGGCCGATCTTTATTCGCGAAGGGGAAGGCGTACGCGAGGAGATCGCCTCCATGCCGGGCGTCGCCCGGTTGTCGATCGATCTGGCCGTGGAAGCAGTGGGAGAAGCGGTCGCCCTGGGGATTCCCGCTGTCGCTCTGTTTCCCGCCACGGAGCCAGAGGACAAGTCAGAAGACGCCCAGGAGGCGTTCAACCCGCAGAACCTCGTCTGCCGGGCGATGCGGGCGCTGAAACAGGTCCACGGCCAGAAGCTGGGGATCATCGGCGACGTGGCCCTGGATCCGTATTCCAGCCACGGGCAGGACGGCCTGGTGCGGGACGGCTACGTGGTCAACGATGAAACGATCGTCGCCCTGTGCAAACAGGCGGTCGTTCAGGCGCAGGCGGGCTGCGATGTGATCGCCCCTTCTGACATGATGGACGGCCGCATCGGCGCGGTGCGCCAGGCCCTCGACGAGGCAGGCCTGGACCAGGTGCTGATCATGTCCTACGCGGCCAAGTACGCGTCGGCCTTTTACGGACCGTTCCGTGATGCGGTCGGTTCCGCCGGAGCGCTGGGCACAGGCGACAAACGGACGTACCAGATGGATCCCGGCAACAGCGACGAAGCGCTGCGGGAAACGGCGCTCGATCTGGCCGAAGGGGCCGACATGGTGATGGTTAAACCGGGCATGCCGTATCTCGATATCGTCCGCCGGGTGAAAGACGCCTTTGCCGTGCCGACGTACGCTTACCAGGTCAGCGGCGAATACGCCATGCTGACCGCCGCCGCCCAGAACGGCTGGCTGGACCCGCAAAAGTCGATGCTGGAAAGCCTGCTCTCCTTCAAGCGGGCCGGCGCCGATGGCATTCTGACCTACTTCGCCGTCACGGCCGCCAAAGCGCTGGCTTAG
- a CDS encoding STAS domain-containing protein, with protein sequence MEITLTEQEGYHLAAIEGVIDDSAEGPFRQLLHPLFRERNSRLIIDLSGAPRINSRGIGCLTILVSDAHTNGGRVVFAAPTPFVSNVLKVTRLDTYFEIAAGLELAVAMIES encoded by the coding sequence ATGGAAATAACGCTCACCGAACAGGAAGGCTATCACCTGGCCGCGATCGAAGGCGTGATCGACGACTCGGCGGAAGGGCCGTTTCGCCAGTTACTGCACCCCCTGTTCCGCGAGCGGAATAGCCGGCTGATCATTGATCTGTCGGGCGCGCCGCGGATCAACTCCCGCGGCATTGGCTGCCTGACGATCCTGGTCTCCGACGCACACACCAACGGCGGTCGGGTGGTGTTCGCCGCGCCGACGCCGTTTGTGTCCAATGTGCTCAAAGTCACCCGGCTGGATACTTATTTTGAAATCGCGGCCGGCCTGGAACTGGCGGTCGCCATGATTGAGTCGTAA